Proteins encoded by one window of Acuticoccus sp. MNP-M23:
- a CDS encoding NADPH:quinone oxidoreductase family protein, translated as MTATGSEGMEAIVCNAFDGPDALVMGSLPEPVCGDDEVLVSVRAAAVSFMDRLMVSGGYQMKPAFPFAPGTDAAGVVRKVGAGVTTLREGDRVVGSTWVGAYAETVAFKGSRCAVLPDNVSFEAAATLPYAYLTARHAFADRAALRPGEICLVTGATGGAGLAALDTARAMGARTIAVVGRREKAAIAKEYGAEAVVVLADEDLRTAVKALTDGRGVDVCFETLGGDPFLACARLMAPGGRLMPIGFATGTIPALPMNLPLVKAYSVVGVFMGAWADAEPLASQQALRAIVADVAAGTLKPRVDTVLPLKDAAAAMARLGARDVVGRIVLSLPPR; from the coding sequence ATGACCGCTACGGGCTCTGAGGGCATGGAAGCCATTGTCTGCAACGCCTTCGATGGCCCCGATGCGCTGGTGATGGGTTCGCTGCCGGAACCGGTGTGCGGCGACGATGAGGTGCTGGTGTCGGTCCGTGCGGCGGCCGTCAGCTTCATGGATCGGCTGATGGTTTCGGGTGGCTACCAGATGAAGCCGGCCTTCCCGTTTGCACCGGGCACGGATGCTGCCGGGGTTGTCCGCAAGGTGGGGGCGGGCGTGACGACGCTGCGCGAAGGGGACCGCGTTGTCGGCAGCACCTGGGTGGGCGCCTATGCCGAGACGGTCGCCTTCAAGGGTTCGCGCTGCGCAGTGCTTCCGGACAACGTGTCGTTCGAGGCGGCGGCCACCTTGCCCTACGCCTATCTCACCGCCCGCCACGCGTTTGCCGACCGCGCAGCGTTGCGGCCCGGCGAGATATGTCTGGTGACCGGCGCCACCGGCGGGGCAGGGCTTGCTGCGCTGGACACGGCACGGGCCATGGGCGCACGCACCATCGCCGTGGTCGGCCGGCGCGAAAAGGCCGCCATCGCAAAGGAATATGGCGCGGAAGCGGTCGTGGTTCTGGCTGACGAGGACCTGCGCACGGCAGTCAAGGCGTTGACCGATGGCCGCGGCGTCGACGTGTGTTTCGAAACGCTGGGGGGCGACCCGTTTCTCGCCTGTGCGCGGCTGATGGCACCTGGCGGGCGGCTGATGCCCATCGGCTTTGCCACCGGCACCATTCCGGCGCTGCCGATGAACCTGCCGCTGGTGAAGGCCTACAGCGTCGTCGGCGTCTTCATGGGGGCGTGGGCGGATGCCGAGCCGCTGGCATCGCAACAGGCTCTGAGGGCCATTGTGGCGGACGTTGCCGCCGGCACCCTGAAGCCGCGGGTGGACACCGTCCTGCCACTGAAGGATGCGGCGGCTGCCATGGCGCGGCTCGGCGCGCGGGATGTGGTCGGCCGGATCGTTCTTTCGCTTCCGCCCCGCTGA
- a CDS encoding electron transfer flavoprotein-ubiquinone oxidoreductase: MAERERMDFDVVIVGAGPAGLSTAIALKQRAAARGAEVSVVVVEKASEVGAHTMSGAVIDPIGLDKLVPDWRTRDDFPLKTTVTKDKFTFLGPAGSMPLPTFLMPPLMNNHGNIVGSLSDLCKWLAAEAEALEVEIYPGFPAADFTRDENGVVNGIVTGDFGIGKDGEPHDGFTAGMELGGKYVVLAEGVRGSLSKRAIAEFKLDEGREPQKYGIGLKELWRVPDDVFEPGMVQHTMGWPLDGKTGGGSFLYHYGDNLMAVGFVVHLNYKNPHLDPFKEFQRFKTHPAIAPLFEGAKREGYGARAITEGGYQSVPKLVFPGGCLVGCAAGFVNLPRIKGNHNAMLTGMLAADAIDAALADDRSGDTLTAYDLAWRSSEVGRDLHPVRNVKPLWSKLGLLGGLAVGGFDMWMNSALGFSLFGTMRHGKPDFAALKPAAKAKKIDYPKPDGVLTFDRPTSVYLSNTNHEENQPAHLKVKDMDLQRRSEYEVYGGPSACYCPAGVYEWDTTGEAPKFVINAQNCVHCKTCDIKDPNQNIVWTPPEGGGGPNYQGM; the protein is encoded by the coding sequence ATGGCCGAGCGCGAACGAATGGACTTCGACGTGGTGATCGTCGGCGCTGGACCTGCGGGCCTCTCCACCGCCATCGCGCTCAAGCAGCGCGCGGCGGCCAGAGGCGCCGAGGTCTCCGTGGTGGTGGTGGAAAAGGCCTCCGAGGTGGGCGCTCATACCATGTCCGGCGCTGTGATCGACCCCATCGGCCTCGACAAGCTGGTTCCGGACTGGCGCACCCGCGACGATTTTCCCCTGAAAACCACGGTCACGAAGGACAAGTTCACCTTCCTCGGCCCCGCTGGGTCGATGCCGTTGCCGACCTTCCTGATGCCGCCGCTGATGAACAACCATGGCAACATCGTCGGCTCATTGTCCGACCTTTGCAAATGGCTGGCAGCGGAGGCCGAAGCGCTGGAGGTGGAAATCTACCCCGGCTTCCCCGCCGCAGACTTCACGCGCGATGAAAACGGCGTCGTCAACGGCATCGTCACCGGCGATTTCGGCATCGGCAAGGACGGCGAGCCCCACGACGGTTTTACCGCCGGAATGGAGCTTGGCGGAAAATACGTGGTGCTGGCGGAGGGCGTGCGCGGCTCTCTGTCCAAGAGGGCGATTGCCGAATTCAAGCTTGACGAAGGCCGGGAGCCGCAAAAGTACGGGATCGGCCTCAAGGAGCTGTGGCGTGTCCCCGATGACGTGTTTGAACCCGGCATGGTGCAGCACACCATGGGCTGGCCGCTCGACGGCAAGACCGGCGGCGGCTCGTTCCTCTACCACTATGGGGACAACCTCATGGCGGTCGGCTTCGTGGTCCACCTCAACTACAAGAACCCGCATCTGGACCCCTTCAAGGAATTCCAGCGGTTCAAGACCCACCCGGCCATCGCCCCGCTGTTCGAGGGCGCCAAGCGCGAGGGCTATGGCGCGCGCGCCATCACGGAGGGCGGCTACCAGTCGGTGCCGAAGCTGGTGTTCCCGGGCGGGTGCCTCGTCGGCTGCGCGGCCGGTTTCGTCAACCTGCCGCGCATCAAAGGCAATCACAACGCAATGCTGACGGGGATGCTCGCCGCCGATGCCATCGACGCTGCGCTCGCCGACGACCGGTCCGGCGATACGCTGACCGCCTACGACCTTGCATGGCGCTCATCCGAGGTCGGCCGCGACCTTCACCCCGTTCGCAACGTCAAGCCGCTCTGGTCGAAGCTCGGCCTTCTCGGCGGGCTGGCCGTGGGCGGGTTCGACATGTGGATGAATTCGGCTCTCGGCTTCTCGCTCTTCGGCACCATGCGCCACGGCAAGCCCGACTTCGCGGCGCTCAAGCCCGCGGCCAAGGCGAAGAAGATCGACTACCCGAAGCCGGACGGCGTCCTCACGTTCGACCGGCCCACCTCGGTCTATCTCTCCAACACCAACCACGAGGAGAACCAGCCGGCGCATCTCAAGGTGAAGGACATGGACCTGCAGCGCCGGTCCGAATACGAGGTCTATGGCGGACCTTCGGCGTGCTATTGCCCCGCCGGTGTCTACGAGTGGGACACGACGGGCGAGGCACCGAAGTTCGTGATCAACGCGCAGAACTGCGTCCACTGCAAGACGTGCGACATCAAGGATCCGAACCAGAACATCGTCTGGACGCCGCCAGAGGGTGGCGGCGGACCCAACTACCAAGGTATGTGA
- a CDS encoding glycosyltransferase, whose translation MNVSLHAIRQALPLLLRPRSAYLHLKWIRNEKRYRRIRRDIIKEFDDAFYLGTYPEVRRLKIGPVRHYIMVGWKEGKDPNELFSTKTYLETYTDVADRGINPFQHYIQHGREEGRVGVVSLARRRTLELPEESLVLPPMPADDAWDAMPRRVIEPDSAPGVNVVIPVYRSLPHVAATLESVLTSPCETPFECLVIDDCSPEPEVSALLRRLADSGHIRLLVNSSNQGFVTSVNIGMAQNTHRDVVLLNADVLVHPGWLDRVVAPLKDDPKIATVTPLSNNATIASYPNFAVDNNFELEVSSAVIDRLAFEANGNKVVDVPTGIGFCMAIRRSVLEEVGDFDAVTFGLGYGEEGDFCMRALKAGMRNVLATGVFVKHYGSTSFGPGASERSERAQAKLAAKHPDYPNRVSRHLNADPALSSRIMLDIARLKESIGSCSIVFFTHTRGGGIETYLNYLRKALISDGLRDVVDRAVVIQTQQLGSVQVSGFGRKQRLPYLPNLESLNIERHKDTLGAIIELLDPELVHMNSFAGLTVPSISRLMEALISSKRPYWHVWHDHQPLCPRLTFLDAEERYCGEQDASRCVACLASTTASFEWVRIEEWRGMFKHYLDHAAVVSAPTESAALRARRLADVSKVQVHPHPELHLNSVVPLKRAPARDNKKPRRVLILGAIGPHKGAFLLSAMVRDMRRRDLPIHLDVLGYTASKEIRTGPNVTLHGRYNGDMDAARRIAAIQPDICLCSSIWPETYVFTISVAMALHLPIATFDIGAQAERAEVYGRAAILGRNLMEDPVGLNDALLEIDLDALWARPADVAFAQHAALSDHFLKQRPAPSLAAAGTTRSGATSADREDMSSTGDDQIAALS comes from the coding sequence GTGAACGTCTCTCTTCATGCAATCCGACAGGCGCTGCCGCTGTTGCTGCGTCCGCGATCAGCTTACCTCCACCTCAAATGGATCCGCAACGAGAAGCGCTACCGCCGCATCCGCCGCGACATCATCAAGGAATTCGACGACGCCTTTTATCTAGGGACTTACCCGGAAGTGCGTCGGCTGAAAATCGGACCAGTCCGCCATTACATCATGGTCGGCTGGAAAGAGGGCAAGGATCCGAACGAGCTCTTCTCCACCAAGACATATCTGGAAACGTACACCGACGTTGCCGACCGCGGCATCAATCCGTTCCAGCATTATATCCAGCACGGGCGTGAAGAGGGACGGGTCGGCGTCGTTTCCCTGGCGCGGCGGCGGACGCTGGAGCTGCCCGAGGAATCACTCGTCCTGCCGCCGATGCCGGCGGACGACGCATGGGATGCGATGCCGCGCCGGGTGATCGAGCCCGACAGCGCGCCGGGCGTCAACGTGGTGATCCCGGTCTACCGCAGCCTGCCCCACGTGGCGGCGACGCTGGAGAGCGTGCTCACCTCGCCGTGCGAAACGCCGTTCGAATGCCTCGTGATCGACGATTGCTCGCCGGAGCCCGAGGTCAGCGCGCTGCTGCGCCGCCTCGCCGACAGCGGGCACATCCGGCTTCTGGTCAATTCGTCCAACCAGGGCTTCGTCACCTCCGTCAACATCGGCATGGCGCAGAACACGCACCGCGACGTTGTGCTTCTGAATGCAGACGTTCTGGTCCATCCCGGCTGGCTGGACCGTGTGGTCGCCCCGCTGAAGGACGATCCGAAAATCGCGACCGTCACCCCGCTGTCCAACAACGCCACCATTGCCAGCTACCCGAACTTTGCCGTCGACAACAATTTCGAGCTTGAGGTGTCGTCGGCTGTAATCGACCGGCTGGCGTTCGAAGCCAATGGCAACAAAGTGGTGGACGTTCCGACAGGGATCGGCTTCTGCATGGCGATCCGTCGCTCCGTGCTCGAAGAAGTCGGCGATTTCGATGCGGTGACCTTCGGCCTCGGCTACGGCGAGGAGGGCGATTTCTGCATGCGGGCGCTGAAGGCGGGCATGCGCAACGTCCTCGCCACCGGCGTCTTCGTGAAGCACTATGGCTCCACGTCGTTCGGCCCTGGCGCATCGGAACGCTCCGAGCGGGCACAGGCCAAGCTGGCCGCCAAGCATCCGGACTATCCCAACCGCGTGTCGCGCCACCTTAACGCCGACCCGGCGTTGTCCTCGCGCATCATGCTCGACATTGCGCGGCTGAAGGAGAGCATCGGCAGCTGCTCGATCGTCTTCTTCACGCACACCCGCGGCGGCGGCATCGAGACCTACCTCAACTACCTGCGCAAGGCCCTGATTTCGGACGGGCTGCGCGACGTGGTGGACCGGGCCGTGGTGATCCAGACCCAGCAGCTCGGCTCCGTGCAGGTGTCCGGCTTCGGCCGCAAACAGCGGCTGCCCTACCTGCCCAACCTCGAATCGCTGAACATCGAGCGGCACAAGGACACGCTGGGAGCGATCATCGAGCTGCTCGACCCCGAGCTGGTGCACATGAACTCGTTCGCCGGGCTCACCGTCCCGTCGATCTCACGGTTGATGGAAGCGCTGATCTCGTCGAAGCGGCCATACTGGCATGTGTGGCACGACCATCAGCCGCTGTGTCCGCGCCTCACCTTCCTCGATGCCGAGGAACGCTATTGCGGCGAGCAGGACGCCAGCCGGTGCGTCGCGTGCCTTGCGTCCACCACCGCGTCGTTCGAATGGGTGCGTATCGAGGAATGGCGCGGGATGTTCAAGCACTATCTCGACCATGCCGCCGTGGTCAGCGCGCCGACCGAATCGGCAGCACTGCGCGCCCGCCGCCTTGCCGACGTGTCGAAGGTGCAGGTTCACCCGCACCCCGAGTTGCATCTGAACAGCGTCGTCCCGCTGAAACGCGCGCCTGCGCGCGACAACAAAAAGCCACGCCGCGTTCTTATTCTGGGGGCAATCGGCCCGCACAAGGGTGCATTCCTGCTCTCGGCAATGGTGCGCGACATGCGCCGCCGCGATCTGCCGATCCACCTTGACGTGTTGGGTTACACCGCCAGCAAGGAGATCCGGACCGGGCCCAACGTGACCTTGCACGGCCGCTATAATGGCGACATGGATGCAGCCCGCCGGATCGCCGCGATCCAGCCCGACATCTGCCTGTGCTCGTCGATCTGGCCGGAAACCTATGTGTTCACGATTTCCGTGGCCATGGCGCTGCATCTGCCCATCGCCACCTTCGACATCGGTGCCCAGGCCGAACGCGCCGAGGTATACGGCCGCGCCGCAATTCTGGGCCGCAACCTGATGGAAGACCCGGTGGGCCTCAACGACGCGCTGTTGGAAATCGACCTCGACGCGCTATGGGCGCGCCCGGCCGACGTGGCGTTTGCGCAGCACGCCGCGCTCAGTGACCATTTTCTGAAACAGCGTCCTGCGCCTTCTCTTGCTGCGGCGGGGACGACGCGGTCGGGGGCCACATCGGCTGACCGTGAAGATATGTCTTCGACAGGAGACGATCAGATTGCTGCGTTAAGTTGA
- a CDS encoding zinc-finger domain-containing protein, producing the protein MAEGSTPLFHNDIGARRVRIGAKEFMCMGASPPFDHPHEFLDMGGDTEAICPYCSTVYVYDPALGAHEADPASCVAKPEAVHGKAA; encoded by the coding sequence ATGGCTGAAGGCTCCACCCCGCTGTTCCACAACGACATCGGCGCCCGCCGCGTGCGAATCGGCGCCAAGGAATTCATGTGCATGGGGGCATCCCCCCCGTTCGACCACCCGCACGAATTCCTCGACATGGGCGGCGATACCGAGGCGATCTGCCCCTACTGCTCCACCGTCTATGTCTACGATCCCGCGCTGGGGGCGCACGAGGCGGACCCGGCGTCCTGCGTCGCAAAACCCGAAGCGGTGCACGGCAAGGCGGCCTGA
- a CDS encoding S49 family peptidase, with amino-acid sequence MLMRFWPGRGRTTIPLVRLSGTIGMGSGLRPGLSLDAVEGALAKAFAQKGPCVALVINSPGGSPAQSSLIANRIRRLAAEKDKAVLAFVEDVAASGGYWLACAADEIHADATSIVGSIGVISASFGFTELISKIGVERRVYTTGENKSILDPFRPEQPRDLEILSDVQGDIYEAFVAEVKARRGTRLSDHPDLFTGRFWAGTSALELGLIDGIGAMRDILRDRYGEKVRIKKISIGKPSFLRRFGLGTGLGADAMIGAVRADRLYDRYGL; translated from the coding sequence ATGCTCATGCGTTTCTGGCCGGGTAGAGGGCGGACAACGATTCCGCTCGTGCGGTTGTCCGGCACCATCGGAATGGGGTCCGGCCTCAGGCCGGGGCTTTCGCTGGATGCGGTCGAGGGGGCACTCGCCAAGGCGTTCGCGCAGAAGGGGCCGTGCGTTGCCCTCGTCATCAATTCGCCCGGAGGCTCGCCGGCGCAATCGTCGCTGATTGCCAACCGCATCCGCCGCCTCGCCGCCGAAAAGGACAAGGCCGTACTGGCGTTTGTGGAGGATGTGGCCGCGTCCGGCGGCTACTGGCTCGCCTGCGCCGCCGACGAGATCCACGCCGACGCCACATCCATCGTCGGCTCCATCGGCGTCATCAGCGCCTCGTTCGGCTTCACCGAGCTGATCAGCAAGATCGGCGTGGAGCGCCGCGTCTATACAACCGGCGAAAACAAGTCGATCCTCGACCCGTTCAGGCCCGAACAGCCGCGCGACCTCGAAATTCTCTCCGACGTGCAGGGCGACATCTACGAGGCCTTCGTGGCGGAGGTTAAGGCCCGGCGCGGCACCCGGCTGTCGGACCATCCGGACCTCTTCACCGGCCGTTTCTGGGCCGGCACCAGCGCGCTGGAGCTGGGCCTGATCGACGGGATCGGCGCCATGCGTGACATTCTGCGCGACCGGTACGGCGAGAAGGTGCGGATCAAGAAGATCAGCATCGGCAAGCCGTCCTTCCTGCGCCGATTCGGTCTCGGCACCGGGCTTGGCGCCGATGCGATGATCGGCGCCGTGCGGGCCGACCGCCTTTATGACCGCTACGGGCTCTGA
- a CDS encoding uracil-DNA glycosylase gives MPVHESAREAILSFYEACGVTTHLSEAPIDRFALAEAPPETRELQAPINAVAADVFDDAPPADTVPAFFEDVDDDFPEDGGPVNDARSMARAATTLDALHKAVASFEGCALKATARRTVKGEGPLGAALMFVGEAPGAEEDESGRPFVGRSGKLLERMLAAIGLDRSDVYITNVIAWRPPGNRTPSPVETATCEAFVRREIALVRPRILVPLGGPSAKTLLRNDVGITRQRGRWTRYEDEDGLVLDAMAMFHPAYLLRTPAEKRRAWVDLLALKARLDQA, from the coding sequence ATGCCCGTTCACGAAAGCGCGCGCGAGGCGATCCTCAGCTTCTACGAAGCGTGTGGCGTCACAACCCACCTTTCGGAAGCCCCGATCGACCGGTTTGCGCTGGCCGAAGCGCCCCCGGAAACGCGGGAGCTGCAGGCGCCGATCAACGCCGTCGCCGCCGATGTGTTCGACGATGCGCCGCCGGCCGACACGGTGCCTGCGTTCTTCGAGGATGTTGACGACGATTTTCCCGAAGATGGCGGCCCGGTCAACGACGCACGCTCCATGGCGCGCGCCGCAACCACGCTGGACGCGCTGCACAAGGCGGTTGCCAGCTTCGAGGGTTGTGCGCTGAAGGCAACGGCCAGGCGCACGGTGAAGGGCGAAGGGCCGCTCGGTGCTGCGCTGATGTTCGTGGGCGAAGCTCCCGGCGCAGAGGAGGACGAGAGCGGGCGGCCGTTCGTGGGCCGATCCGGCAAGCTTCTGGAAAGAATGCTCGCCGCCATCGGGCTTGACCGGAGTGATGTCTACATCACCAACGTCATTGCCTGGCGTCCGCCCGGCAACCGCACGCCAAGCCCTGTGGAAACGGCCACCTGCGAGGCGTTCGTGCGGCGCGAGATCGCGCTGGTCCGGCCGAGAATTCTGGTGCCGCTCGGCGGTCCGTCGGCCAAGACGCTGCTGCGCAACGATGTGGGCATCACCCGCCAGCGGGGCCGCTGGACGCGCTACGAAGACGAGGACGGGCTGGTGCTGGATGCCATGGCCATGTTCCATCCGGCCTATCTCCTGCGAACGCCTGCGGAAAAGCGCCGCGCCTGGGTGGACCTTCTGGCACTGAAAGCCCGGCTCGATCAGGCGTAG
- a CDS encoding LysR family transcriptional regulator → MEIKQLRYFQRVADTGSVSRAAAALSVAQPAVSRQIANLEETLGTALFFRNGRGVTLTDAGQQLYGHTARILESIRHAEQDVRDSTGAVRGTILLGSMPSVVRILAPTLLKSMGKNHPSVFLEFTTGMSGYVNEWLSNGLLDVAILHDATRTQHFLTEPLIAEELVAVSYGGDKAPVAFKALAGEPLILPRKSHGLRLQVERAAAQLRVELNVRYELDSLDTAQRLVSESAGVAILPKSAVQANPDFVVRQITDPQQYRQLLLATSSQRSVSQATRVVINELKRQAREMVGTANWPGTIRVADYNSIAGKELVGKASSDNFGVENAA, encoded by the coding sequence ATGGAGATCAAGCAGCTGCGTTATTTCCAGCGGGTCGCGGACACGGGGAGCGTTTCGCGCGCCGCCGCCGCGCTCTCGGTGGCACAGCCAGCCGTCAGCCGGCAAATCGCCAACCTGGAAGAGACGCTCGGGACAGCGCTGTTCTTCCGAAACGGTCGCGGTGTGACCCTGACCGATGCCGGCCAGCAGCTTTACGGGCACACCGCGCGCATTCTGGAATCCATCCGGCACGCAGAGCAGGACGTGCGCGACAGCACCGGCGCGGTCCGCGGCACCATCCTGCTCGGCTCCATGCCAAGCGTGGTGCGCATCCTGGCACCGACACTCCTGAAGAGCATGGGCAAGAATCACCCCTCGGTCTTTCTCGAATTCACCACCGGCATGTCGGGCTACGTCAACGAATGGCTCTCCAATGGGCTTCTCGACGTTGCCATCCTGCATGATGCCACCCGCACCCAGCACTTCCTCACCGAACCGCTGATTGCCGAGGAGCTGGTGGCGGTCAGCTATGGCGGCGACAAGGCGCCGGTGGCGTTCAAGGCGCTGGCGGGCGAACCTCTCATCTTGCCGCGCAAGAGCCACGGGCTCCGCCTGCAGGTGGAGCGCGCGGCTGCGCAGCTTCGCGTAGAGCTGAACGTGCGTTATGAGCTCGATTCGCTGGATACCGCACAAAGGCTGGTATCAGAGAGCGCAGGCGTTGCAATTTTGCCGAAAAGCGCGGTGCAAGCAAACCCAGATTTTGTGGTTCGACAGATCACCGACCCTCAGCAATACCGGCAACTTCTGCTGGCGACGTCCTCGCAGCGCTCTGTCTCGCAGGCAACCCGCGTTGTCATCAACGAGCTGAAGCGCCAGGCCCGCGAAATGGTCGGCACGGCAAACTGGCCGGGGACCATCCGCGTCGCGGATTATAATTCGATTGCCGGCAAGGAGCTGGTCGGGAAGGCCTCCAGCGACAATTTCGGCGTTGAGAACGCTGCGTAG